From a region of the Bacteroidota bacterium genome:
- a CDS encoding GHKL domain-containing protein, with the protein MRKSSQINNFLRSRFVLLLSAVVCFSISFFIRQLSEGNSDFSSTAIQFENVLDKKEEHAKKELAELAEKTKKWTYKELISEKPGYYESLFEREGLVFLIFENDSLRFWTDNTVAVSNYLSQNYFNDKIVKLPNGWFGIEKLSKGEKQILALILLKREYPYQNKYLTNEFQSDFGINADVELRVDADKTGQKNSVEKSSGGDVYEKEGEYLCTLVFPSSSTGSSFNFFLAVLLNLLGFIFSVWFLQSEVDSLKDKIGRGWSALLLAVTIIILRYLTIEIDFPKIFYEIKLFNPELYGDASYSWLGSLGDLMINAVLFFYLAFYAFRNIPVEETKKDFFEHERSAIYKWIFPFLILTLLFLFSGIINYVFSGIISNSNIPFTLNDIFSQNFFTYMALSVIGLFFISYFLLLDKIIDIIRMMKLKRKEIVTVTISSTVVFTVISHLLGTVDLILVFWPVFLFSFVVWAKEKQFRYSFSVIVILLFIISFFSAHVVLKFSDRKEQESRKIFAQKLSAEQDPLAEHLFTEVEIPISTDTALINLLAHPYHKDKSPINLPSDKKENFTRQLIAKYFSGYWEKYEIKVSVFDTTCLPIVQGSSPDRDNLNYFEETISSEGIPTESNSFYYLTNSEGRISYLARIPLIQTNIFSYRIGDLFIEFDSRIVSEEMGFPELMLDRKFGITPDLLDYSYAKYKDGKLITYHGKFPYSLSAESFLPDSSSGKDFPRSSFSEIDNYSHLSFMTDDNSLVVISKKEDGRIAMVTTFSFLFAFFSLMLLILLFLRFIIFERTIRVDSFRSRIQYVLVSMVLFSLLFFGAGTVYYIKQQYERQTQQRVRDKMLSSLVEGMQELGGETELKQTKSDYFSYVLKRMSNIFLTDISLYDKEGNLAGSSQMKLFDEGLLSRKMCPESYFRLALKQNIEFIHDEKIGNLEYLSAYCSFRNNEGNLLGYLNIPYFARQSELEKEISAILSAIINIYVLLFVISVILALAISEYFTKPLKLIQGKLSKIKLGMANEPIEWKSQDEIGSLVNEYNRMIDQLQKSAELLAKSERETAWREMAKQVAHEIKNPLTPMKLSIQHLQRTWKNKEDDMDKKIERITATMIEQIETLSTIASEFSSFAKMPTTVSEKVDVKNALENCISLFKDSTDTEFTFDSSLDEAFVYADKEQMLRVCNNLLKNALQAIPENMQGKIDVSLLRKDNSLIIKIKDNGTGIAEDRMNKIFLPNFTTKTGGMGLGLAMVKSIVETFNGKIWFETSRGSGSTFFVSLPEYAISE; encoded by the coding sequence ATGCGGAAATCCTCCCAGATAAATAATTTTCTCCGAAGCCGTTTTGTTTTGCTTTTGTCCGCAGTGGTTTGTTTTTCCATTTCTTTTTTTATCCGTCAGCTGTCGGAAGGGAATTCAGATTTCAGTTCAACGGCAATACAGTTTGAAAATGTTCTGGATAAAAAAGAAGAGCATGCAAAAAAGGAGCTTGCAGAACTTGCCGAGAAAACAAAAAAGTGGACTTATAAAGAACTCATCAGCGAAAAACCCGGTTATTACGAAAGTTTATTTGAGCGCGAAGGACTTGTGTTTCTGATTTTTGAAAATGATTCGCTCCGATTCTGGACGGACAATACGGTGGCGGTAAGCAATTATCTTTCACAAAATTATTTCAACGACAAAATAGTGAAACTCCCGAACGGGTGGTTTGGTATCGAAAAACTTTCAAAAGGGGAAAAACAAATTTTAGCACTCATCCTGCTTAAGCGCGAATATCCTTATCAGAATAAATATCTGACGAATGAATTTCAAAGTGACTTCGGCATAAATGCAGATGTAGAATTAAGAGTTGATGCAGATAAGACCGGACAAAAGAACAGCGTAGAAAAATCTTCAGGCGGAGATGTATATGAAAAGGAAGGCGAGTATTTATGCACGCTTGTTTTTCCTTCATCGAGTACAGGAAGTTCTTTTAATTTTTTTCTCGCGGTTCTTCTTAACCTGTTGGGATTTATTTTTTCTGTTTGGTTTCTGCAATCAGAAGTTGATTCGCTGAAGGACAAAATCGGCAGAGGATGGTCTGCATTACTACTCGCAGTTACGATTATCATTCTCCGCTACCTCACCATTGAAATTGATTTCCCTAAAATCTTTTATGAAATAAAACTTTTCAACCCTGAGTTATATGGCGATGCCTCTTATTCATGGCTCGGTTCGCTGGGCGATTTGATGATCAATGCTGTTCTGTTTTTCTATCTCGCGTTCTATGCTTTCAGAAATATACCTGTGGAAGAAACTAAAAAAGATTTTTTTGAGCACGAGAGAAGTGCGATTTATAAATGGATTTTTCCTTTCCTGATACTTACTCTATTATTTCTTTTTTCAGGAATCATCAATTATGTTTTTTCCGGAATCATCAGCAACTCAAATATTCCGTTCACGCTCAATGATATTTTCAGCCAGAATTTTTTCACTTACATGGCTCTTTCCGTCATCGGTTTGTTTTTCATTTCTTATTTCCTGTTACTGGATAAAATAATTGATATCATCCGCATGATGAAGTTGAAAAGAAAAGAAATCGTAACCGTTACGATTTCATCCACAGTTGTTTTTACTGTCATTTCCCATCTGCTCGGAACCGTTGACCTCATTCTTGTTTTCTGGCCTGTATTTCTTTTTTCTTTTGTAGTGTGGGCAAAGGAAAAACAATTCCGTTATTCTTTTTCGGTGATTGTAATTTTGCTTTTCATCATTTCATTTTTCTCCGCGCATGTGGTATTGAAATTTTCTGATAGGAAAGAGCAAGAGAGCAGAAAAATCTTTGCGCAGAAACTTTCTGCCGAACAGGACCCGCTTGCTGAGCATCTTTTCACAGAAGTGGAAATTCCTATCAGCACGGATACTGCGCTCATCAATCTTCTCGCACATCCGTATCATAAGGATAAATCACCCATCAATCTTCCTTCCGACAAAAAAGAAAATTTCACACGCCAGCTCATTGCAAAATATTTCAGCGGTTACTGGGAAAAATATGAAATTAAAGTTTCGGTATTTGATACGACTTGTCTCCCCATCGTGCAGGGCTCATCACCTGACCGCGATAACCTTAATTATTTTGAAGAAACAATTTCTTCCGAAGGAATTCCAACCGAGAGCAACAGTTTTTATTATCTCACAAATTCCGAAGGGAGAATTTCTTACCTCGCTCGCATTCCTTTGATTCAGACAAATATTTTTTCTTATCGCATAGGCGACCTCTTCATCGAGTTTGATTCAAGAATTGTTTCGGAGGAAATGGGATTTCCGGAACTCATGCTTGACAGAAAATTTGGAATCACTCCTGATTTACTGGATTATTCCTATGCAAAATACAAAGATGGAAAACTGATTACTTATCACGGGAAATTTCCTTACAGCTTGTCGGCAGAAAGTTTTTTACCTGATAGTTCTTCCGGAAAAGATTTTCCAAGAAGTTCTTTTTCTGAAATAGATAATTACAGCCATCTCTCATTCATGACGGATGATAATTCATTGGTGGTCATCAGCAAGAAGGAAGATGGGAGAATCGCAATGGTCACCACCTTTTCTTTTCTGTTTGCGTTTTTCAGTTTGATGCTTTTGATTCTTCTTTTTCTTCGTTTCATCATTTTTGAGAGAACCATCCGCGTTGATTCGTTCCGAAGCAGAATTCAGTATGTGCTGGTTTCAATGGTTTTGTTCTCGCTTTTATTTTTTGGTGCGGGAACGGTTTACTACATTAAACAGCAATACGAACGGCAGACACAGCAAAGGGTGCGCGATAAAATGCTTTCATCACTTGTGGAAGGAATGCAGGAACTTGGCGGTGAAACAGAATTAAAGCAAACCAAATCGGATTATTTTTCCTATGTGCTGAAACGAATGTCAAATATTTTTCTCACCGACATAAGTTTGTATGACAAGGAAGGCAACCTTGCCGGTTCATCGCAGATGAAACTATTTGACGAAGGATTGCTCTCGAGAAAGATGTGCCCGGAATCCTATTTTCGTTTAGCATTGAAACAAAATATAGAATTCATCCACGATGAAAAAATAGGGAACCTGGAATATCTTTCTGCGTACTGTTCGTTCAGAAACAATGAAGGTAATTTGCTCGGTTATCTGAACATTCCGTATTTCGCACGGCAGAGCGAACTGGAAAAAGAAATTTCTGCCATACTTTCTGCTATCATTAATATATATGTATTGTTGTTTGTGATATCGGTGATTCTCGCGCTCGCCATCTCGGAATATTTTACAAAGCCACTCAAACTGATTCAAGGGAAACTCAGTAAGATAAAACTCGGCATGGCGAACGAGCCCATTGAATGGAAATCGCAGGATGAAATCGGAAGTTTGGTGAACGAATACAACCGAATGATTGACCAGCTTCAGAAGAGTGCAGAACTCCTTGCTAAATCAGAAAGAGAAACAGCGTGGAGAGAAATGGCAAAGCAAGTGGCACATGAAATAAAAAATCCGCTTACACCGATGAAACTCAGCATCCAGCATCTTCAGCGCACATGGAAGAATAAGGAGGATGATATGGATAAAAAAATTGAACGCATCACCGCCACGATGATTGAACAGATTGAAACACTTTCAACTATCGCCAGCGAATTTTCAAGTTTCGCTAAAATGCCGACTACCGTAAGTGAAAAAGTGGATGTAAAGAACGCGCTTGAGAACTGCATTTCTCTTTTCAAAGATTCCACCGACACGGAATTTACTTTTGATTCTTCGCTCGATGAAGCATTTGTTTACGCAGACAAAGAACAAATGCTCCGCGTGTGTAACAATCTTCTGAAGAACGCACTGCAGGCAATTCCTGAAAACATGCAGGGAAAAATTGATGTATCTCTCTTGCGAAAAGATAATTCGCTCATCATCAAAATAAAAGATAACGGAACAGGAATCGCAGAAGACAGAATGAATAAAATTTTCCTGCCGAACTTCACTACTAAGACAGGTGGAATGGGTCTTGGTCTTGCTATGGTGAAAAGTATTGTTGAAACTTTCAATGGAAAAATCTGGTTTGAAACTTCGCGTGGTTCAGGAAGTACTTTTTTTGTTTCGCTTCCTGAGTACGCCATCAGCGAATAA
- a CDS encoding cobalamin B12-binding domain-containing protein, which translates to MRNSLMRPIRVLVAKVGLDGHDRGAKVIASFLRDAGMEVIYTGLRQTPDMVVNSALQEDVDVIGISILSGAHNTVFPKVMNLMKERGLNDVLLTGGGIIPDKDMKKLNELGVGKLFPPGTDTKEIVEYITEWVKSNRKF; encoded by the coding sequence ATTCGTAATTCGTTAATGAGACCAATCAGAGTTTTAGTTGCAAAAGTCGGACTTGACGGCCACGACCGCGGTGCGAAAGTGATTGCTTCGTTTCTGCGCGATGCGGGAATGGAAGTAATTTACACAGGTCTTCGCCAAACTCCCGATATGGTGGTGAACTCCGCGTTGCAGGAAGATGTGGATGTGATCGGAATAAGCATTCTTTCCGGTGCGCACAATACCGTTTTTCCGAAAGTGATGAACCTTATGAAAGAAAGAGGGTTGAACGATGTTTTACTCACAGGCGGAGGAATCATTCCTGACAAGGACATGAAAAAATTAAATGAACTTGGCGTAGGAAAACTTTTTCCTCCAGGAACGGATACAAAAGAGATTGTGGAGTATATAACGGAGTGGGTGAAATCAAATAGAAAATTCTAA
- a CDS encoding MCE family protein, with protein MKNIINKFTVISSILLFTIAFQFFSCKKPCENKIIAVFESAGRLEEGNKVQSKGIEIGEVTRIDLSGKGKVIVELCINPKYKIPKNSTCSVSMVSLFGDKIVEVIYSEDPTFCANNDTIQGSNLSTLGNVFKSIIDEVKDSLTFTDSLGNKVNIIDSIQKNAK; from the coding sequence ATGAAAAACATCATCAATAAATTTACTGTGATTAGCAGCATTTTACTTTTTACAATTGCTTTTCAGTTTTTTTCCTGCAAAAAACCTTGTGAGAACAAAATCATTGCCGTATTTGAAAGTGCGGGAAGATTGGAAGAAGGGAATAAAGTTCAGTCAAAAGGGATTGAGATAGGCGAAGTCACCCGCATTGACCTGAGCGGAAAAGGAAAAGTAATTGTGGAGTTGTGTATTAATCCTAAATATAAGATCCCCAAAAATTCTACATGCAGTGTTTCTATGGTTAGTTTATTCGGAGACAAAATAGTTGAAGTCATTTATTCAGAAGATCCGACATTTTGCGCTAACAACGATACCATTCAGGGAAGCAACCTGTCCACGCTCGGAAATGTATTCAAATCAATTATTGATGAAGTGAAAGATTCTTTAACATTCACTGATAGCTTGGGGAATAAAGTCAACATAATAGATTCCATTCAAAAGAACGCGAAATAA
- a CDS encoding addiction module protein — MNFSEIVQLSVQQRIILVDAIWESITADRKKIR, encoded by the coding sequence ATGAACTTTTCAGAAATAGTGCAACTCAGTGTGCAACAAAGGATTATTTTGGTGGACGCGATATGGGAAAGCATTACTGCAGACCGAAAAAAAATCCGCTAG
- a CDS encoding ORF6N domain-containing protein: MSKHIAISDEMVVNKIYHIRGQRIMLDRDLAELYGVDVKQLKRQVRRNISRFPDDFMFELTKAEFENWRSQFGTSNFSDKMGLRYNPFAFTEYGVLMLSSVLKSARAIQVNIQIMRVYTKMKQLLLTHKDILAKIEQLEKKLMKQGRKNKKYDEQMQLLFAYLEELLPRKNEPMKKIGYKRKDEE, from the coding sequence ATGAGTAAGCATATTGCCATATCCGATGAAATGGTGGTAAATAAGATTTACCATATAAGAGGACAAAGGATAATGCTTGACAGGGACCTTGCGGAACTATATGGAGTAGATGTAAAGCAACTCAAAAGACAAGTAAGGCGAAATATCAGTCGTTTCCCGGACGATTTTATGTTTGAATTAACCAAAGCAGAGTTTGAAAATTGGAGGAGCCAATTTGGCACCTCCAATTTTTCTGATAAGATGGGATTGCGTTACAACCCTTTTGCATTTACTGAATACGGAGTACTGATGTTATCCAGCGTTTTGAAAAGTGCCAGAGCCATACAAGTGAACATACAGATAATGCGTGTTTACACAAAAATGAAACAGTTACTGCTTACGCATAAAGATATACTGGCAAAGATAGAACAGTTAGAGAAGAAATTAATGAAACAGGGGAGAAAGAATAAAAAATACGATGAGCAGATGCAGTTGCTTTTTGCATATCTTGAAGAGTTATTGCCAAGGAAGAATGAACCGATGAAGAAGATCGGATATAAAAGAAAAGATGAAGAGTAA
- a CDS encoding enoyl-CoA hydratase/isomerase family protein, which translates to MTFENLLTKIDDGVFTITINRPDKLNALNKLTVQELGRAIQHAKENTDVKAIIITGAGTKGFVAGADIAEFIGLSPSEAKSMATEGQRVFKSIEDCHKPVVAGVNGFALGGGCELAMACHLRVASDNAKFGQPEVNLGLIAGYGGTQRLIQYIGKTKAMELHLTGDMITADQALELGLVNYVTTQEQLISRCIEIINTKEMVHPNYRNIYGN; encoded by the coding sequence ATGACTTTCGAAAACCTACTCACAAAAATTGATGACGGTGTATTTACTATTACCATTAACCGCCCCGATAAACTTAACGCATTGAACAAACTCACGGTGCAGGAACTCGGAAGGGCAATACAGCACGCTAAAGAAAATACGGATGTAAAAGCCATCATCATAACAGGTGCCGGCACGAAAGGTTTTGTGGCGGGAGCAGATATTGCTGAATTTATCGGACTCTCTCCTTCAGAGGCAAAATCAATGGCAACAGAAGGACAGCGTGTTTTCAAATCCATAGAAGATTGTCACAAGCCGGTGGTTGCCGGAGTGAATGGTTTTGCGCTTGGTGGTGGTTGCGAACTTGCCATGGCATGTCATCTGCGTGTGGCGAGCGACAACGCAAAGTTCGGGCAGCCGGAAGTGAACCTCGGTTTAATTGCGGGCTATGGCGGGACCCAACGACTCATACAGTATATCGGCAAAACAAAAGCTATGGAACTTCATCTTACGGGCGATATGATTACAGCAGATCAAGCACTTGAACTCGGACTGGTGAATTATGTTACCACGCAGGAGCAGCTTATTTCAAGGTGCATTGAAATTATTAATACAAAAGAAATGGTTCATCCAAATTACAGAAATATATATGGAAATTAA
- a CDS encoding MaoC family dehydratase produces MEIKIENGFQYKYEFSFFNDDIIGFAKVSGDNNPIHLDEEYASKTIFKRRIIHGFLGGSVFSKVFGTIIPGEGTIYLSQSLKFMGPMYIGEPYTAVFDFLEVDVAKHRAKVQTKIVDCNNNVVISGEALVLNHNKIV; encoded by the coding sequence ATGGAAATTAAAATAGAAAACGGGTTTCAATACAAATATGAATTCAGCTTTTTCAACGATGATATTATCGGGTTTGCTAAAGTTTCTGGTGATAATAATCCCATTCATCTGGATGAGGAATATGCAAGCAAAACAATCTTCAAGAGGCGCATCATACATGGATTTTTAGGAGGCAGTGTGTTTTCAAAAGTGTTCGGAACCATAATTCCGGGAGAAGGAACCATTTATCTTTCTCAGTCGCTGAAATTTATGGGACCCATGTATATCGGTGAACCTTATACCGCAGTGTTTGATTTTTTGGAGGTAGATGTGGCAAAGCATCGTGCAAAAGTTCAGACAAAAATTGTTGACTGCAATAATAACGTTGTTATTTCAGGCGAAGCATTGGTGCTGAATCATAATAAGATTGTATGA
- a CDS encoding enoyl-CoA hydratase/isomerase family protein: MTFKKLLTKIENGILTITINRPAKLNALNKGMVLEIGQAIKWAIENPDVRGIIITGAGNESFVSGADITEFTGKTPEEGRAMAQLGQATFKSIENSPKPVIAAVNGYALGGGCELAMSCHLRVASENATFGQPEVSIGVIAGYGGTQNLIQCIGKTKAMELHLTGDWISAEQALKFGLVNYVTTQQQLIPKCVEILEKIKTKSPKAVGGAIVAMNAFFKDGVDGFQVEVNEFGKCFSYEDVKEGTAAFIEKRKPNFTGK, from the coding sequence ATGACTTTCAAGAAATTGCTCACTAAAATAGAAAATGGAATTCTTACCATCACCATTAACCGACCTGCGAAACTGAATGCATTGAACAAAGGCATGGTTCTGGAAATCGGACAGGCGATAAAATGGGCAATCGAAAATCCGGATGTAAGAGGCATCATCATCACCGGTGCGGGTAATGAAAGTTTTGTTTCGGGTGCAGATATTACTGAATTTACAGGAAAAACTCCTGAGGAAGGAAGGGCGATGGCGCAGTTGGGGCAAGCCACTTTCAAATCAATAGAAAATTCTCCCAAACCGGTTATTGCAGCAGTGAACGGATATGCTCTTGGCGGTGGATGCGAACTGGCAATGTCATGCCACTTGCGTGTGGCAAGTGAAAATGCAACGTTCGGTCAGCCGGAAGTTAGCATTGGTGTGATTGCAGGTTATGGAGGAACTCAGAATCTCATCCAGTGCATCGGCAAAACAAAAGCAATGGAACTGCATCTCACAGGCGATTGGATTTCTGCAGAGCAGGCGTTGAAATTCGGTCTGGTAAATTATGTTACCACGCAGCAACAACTCATTCCAAAGTGCGTGGAGATACTTGAAAAAATAAAAACCAAGTCTCCCAAAGCGGTGGGCGGTGCCATTGTAGCCATGAACGCCTTTTTTAAGGACGGAGTGGATGGATTTCAGGTAGAAGTGAACGAGTTTGGAAAATGTTTTTCCTATGAAGATGTAAAAGAAGGCACTGCAGCGTTTATTGAAAAAAGAAAACCTAATTTTACGGGGAAATAA
- a CDS encoding CotH kinase family protein, with protein MKRYLLFLFLILNSSFLIFSQDFYAIDTIQKIEISFSQPNWDYILDTAKQGSDSYTMAQWVKINGVQFDSAGVKYKGNSSYNPNNLKNPLHIELDHFISQDYLGYKDIKLSNGYHEPSFVREVMLYSIFQNYAEASRANFAQVYINGQYWGVYSNVEAVTNTFLDDRLFSNNGTFIFADNGGCDLRYKGNDSTMYYTPYTMKSTYGWAELMHLCDSLINNISGIENILDVDRTLWLHSYTNATVTLDSYLGNSKHNYYIYEDHNGRFNPIIWDLNGGLGVFNKLDFGPGLTTAQMQNLTPLAHANDSMWPLVKNLLAVPIYKRMYIAHMKTIMSENISNNYYYTFAQQLQSIVDTAVASDPKKFDTYANFLSNLNNTVIQGPKTIPGITELMIARNTFLNSTAEFQQVAPVISGITPSNSFPLINSNVFITATVSNATAVYLGMRYSVMERFTRIVMYDDGLHGDGTSGDGVYGVSVSVSQPEIQYYIYADNNNAGIFSPARAEHEYYTLDANYAALSAGQVVINEIMAVNNTTIQNANGVYGDWIELYNTTSNTVSMDYLNLSDNISNSTKWQFPNGKTISPNGFLIVWADNDTSSTEIHCDFGFSGNGEQAIISYSNGTILDSVSFPVQTADITWGRYPNGTGPFMFLTPTFNAVNSIAGVGEEMNENDISIYPNPCNSQFTVYGLRSMVELSVVDVLGNKLLSATVNKKQETVNLSVASGIYLLHIQNENYSLTRKIVVNH; from the coding sequence ATGAAAAGATATCTTCTCTTTTTATTCTTAATTCTAAATTCTTCATTCTTAATTTTTTCCCAGGATTTCTACGCCATTGACACTATTCAGAAAATTGAAATCTCTTTCTCCCAGCCCAATTGGGATTATATTCTTGATACTGCAAAACAGGGGAGTGACAGCTATACAATGGCACAATGGGTAAAAATAAACGGAGTTCAGTTTGACAGCGCGGGAGTAAAATACAAAGGCAACAGTTCCTACAATCCTAACAATCTGAAAAACCCTCTGCACATTGAACTCGACCATTTCATAAGTCAGGATTATCTCGGATACAAAGACATCAAACTCAGCAATGGATATCATGAACCTTCTTTTGTGCGCGAAGTGATGCTCTATTCTATTTTTCAGAATTATGCCGAAGCATCCCGCGCCAATTTTGCTCAGGTATATATCAACGGTCAGTATTGGGGAGTATATTCAAATGTTGAAGCCGTAACGAATACTTTTCTTGATGATCGTTTGTTTTCAAACAATGGCACTTTTATCTTTGCAGATAATGGTGGCTGCGATTTAAGATACAAGGGAAATGACAGTACAATGTATTATACTCCTTACACGATGAAGTCAACGTATGGATGGGCTGAGCTTATGCATTTATGCGACTCACTCATAAATAATATCAGCGGGATTGAAAATATTCTGGATGTAGATCGCACACTCTGGCTTCATTCATACACAAACGCAACCGTTACGCTCGACAGTTATCTCGGAAATTCTAAACACAACTATTATATTTACGAAGACCACAATGGCAGATTCAATCCAATCATCTGGGATTTGAACGGTGGATTAGGCGTATTCAATAAACTTGATTTTGGTCCGGGGCTTACTACGGCACAAATGCAGAACCTGACTCCACTTGCCCACGCCAATGATTCCATGTGGCCGCTGGTAAAAAACCTGCTGGCTGTACCTATATACAAGCGAATGTATATTGCGCACATGAAAACCATCATGAGTGAAAATATTTCCAACAATTATTATTACACGTTCGCGCAGCAGTTGCAGTCGATTGTTGATACTGCTGTTGCTTCTGACCCAAAAAAGTTTGATACTTACGCAAATTTCCTGAGCAACCTGAATAACACGGTGATACAGGGACCCAAGACCATTCCGGGAATTACTGAACTGATGATAGCGCGGAATACTTTTTTGAATTCCACGGCTGAGTTTCAGCAGGTGGCTCCGGTGATTTCCGGTATCACTCCATCAAATTCTTTTCCGCTTATCAATTCAAATGTATTTATTACTGCAACGGTTTCCAACGCAACAGCAGTTTATCTCGGCATGAGATATTCTGTGATGGAAAGATTCACGCGAATAGTAATGTACGATGACGGTCTGCACGGGGATGGAACTTCGGGCGATGGCGTGTATGGTGTTTCTGTTTCTGTTTCTCAACCCGAAATTCAATATTACATTTATGCGGATAACAACAATGCAGGAATTTTTTCTCCTGCCCGCGCGGAGCATGAATATTATACGCTGGATGCTAATTACGCTGCGTTAAGCGCAGGGCAAGTAGTGATAAACGAAATCATGGCAGTGAACAACACAACCATTCAAAACGCAAACGGAGTTTATGGCGACTGGATTGAACTTTACAACACAACCTCCAATACCGTTTCGATGGATTACCTGAATTTATCGGATAATATTTCCAATTCCACCAAGTGGCAGTTCCCGAACGGCAAAACTATTTCGCCAAACGGATTTTTGATTGTGTGGGCGGATAACGATACTTCCTCCACCGAAATTCATTGCGACTTTGGATTTTCAGGAAACGGAGAGCAGGCGATTATTTCTTATTCCAACGGAACCATTCTTGACAGCGTAAGTTTCCCCGTTCAAACTGCCGATATCACTTGGGGAAGATATCCCAATGGAACCGGACCATTTATGTTTTTAACACCCACTTTCAACGCAGTAAATTCAATTGCGGGAGTGGGGGAGGAGATGAATGAGAATGATATTTCTATTTATCCGAATCCTTGCAACAGCCAGTTTACAGTTTACGGTCTGCGGTCTATGGTTGAGTTATCAGTTGTTGATGTACTTGGAAATAAATTGTTGTCCGCAACTGTAAACAAGAAACAGGAAACCGTAAACCTGAGTGTAGCGAGCGGAATTTATCTTCTCCACATTCAAAACGAAAATTACTCTCTGACGAGAAAAATTGTTGTGAATCATTGA